From a single Adhaeribacter swui genomic region:
- a CDS encoding GNAT family N-acetyltransferase encodes MENYSVKHNPDDQEFTIDINGSSGELAYSLPQDKVIDFSHTYVDEELRNQGIANELIKTGLQYAQDNNFKVIASCPAVSAYIRRHPEWQKLLQ; translated from the coding sequence ATGGAAAATTACTCCGTTAAACATAACCCCGACGATCAAGAATTTACAATTGACATAAACGGCAGCAGCGGCGAATTAGCTTATTCCTTACCGCAGGACAAGGTCATTGATTTTTCGCATACCTACGTGGATGAAGAACTGCGCAACCAAGGTATAGCCAACGAATTAATTAAAACCGGTTTGCAATACGCCCAGGATAACAATTTTAAAGTAATTGCCTCGTGCCCGGCGGTATCGGCTTACATCCGGCGCCATCCGGAGTGGCAAAAACTTTTGCAGTAA
- a CDS encoding carboxypeptidase-like regulatory domain-containing protein, with protein sequence MRHLTLGLLFLLLVTFIIRAQDSYLLAGKVVDATTQQSIPFAIVTLKGTLTGTSANANGKFF encoded by the coding sequence ATGCGCCACCTTACTCTTGGCTTACTTTTTCTTCTGTTGGTTACTTTTATCATTCGCGCTCAGGATAGCTATTTACTCGCGGGTAAAGTTGTAGATGCTACCACGCAGCAGTCCATACCTTTTGCCATTGTTACTTTAAAAGGCACGTTAACGGGCACCAGCGCCAATGCTAACGGGAAGTTTTTTTAA
- a CDS encoding winged helix-turn-helix domain-containing protein codes for MKDLFAPHFTFRVSGRLWVESDQDRFLGPGRIELLEKIQEFGSISKAAAAMGMSYKKAWDLVASMNQQARNPLVVAQTGGTKGGGAHVTKAGEQAISSYKLLQARFQAFLENENKAL; via the coding sequence ATGAAAGATTTATTTGCCCCGCACTTTACCTTTCGTGTGAGTGGCCGTTTGTGGGTCGAAAGTGACCAGGACCGTTTTCTGGGCCCCGGCCGGATTGAACTGCTGGAAAAGATTCAGGAATTTGGTTCTATATCTAAAGCGGCGGCAGCCATGGGAATGTCGTACAAAAAAGCCTGGGATCTGGTGGCGTCCATGAATCAACAAGCCCGAAATCCGCTGGTAGTAGCGCAAACTGGCGGTACCAAAGGCGGCGGCGCTCACGTAACTAAAGCCGGAGAACAGGCCATCAGCAGCTACAAATTGTTGCAAGCCAGGTTCCAGGCTTTCCTGGAAAACGAAAACAAAGCTTTGTAG
- a CDS encoding helix-turn-helix domain-containing protein produces the protein MRNKQPFRVKSISEFHQLRGLPKPAHPLISIVNLEDVQKFPDTISSLVLDLYSISLKRNFTGTIKYGQQEYDFNEGTLFFMSPNQVFSIEHNPNETVKQSGWKWVLLIHPDFLWNTPLARNIKQYEFFDYSVSEALFLSEKEEVIIDGIIANIQQEYHTNIDKFSKQIIISYIEALLNYSERFYNRQFITREKANHQILEQLEKLLIDYFNSEELISKGLPTVQYVSGKLNVSPNYLGALLKVLTGETTQQHIHKKLIEKAKEKLSTTNLTVSEIAYQLGFEHLQSFSKLFKTKTNFSPLEFRQSFN, from the coding sequence ATGAGAAATAAACAGCCATTTCGGGTAAAATCAATCAGCGAGTTTCATCAATTGCGCGGTTTGCCAAAACCGGCACACCCTTTAATAAGTATCGTAAACCTGGAAGACGTACAAAAGTTTCCCGATACCATTTCAAGTTTGGTGCTTGACTTATACTCCATTTCGTTAAAAAGAAATTTTACGGGAACAATTAAATATGGGCAGCAGGAATATGACTTTAACGAGGGAACCCTGTTTTTTATGTCGCCCAATCAGGTTTTCAGCATTGAACATAATCCCAACGAAACGGTAAAGCAATCCGGTTGGAAATGGGTTTTACTCATTCACCCCGATTTTCTTTGGAACACACCGCTTGCCAGAAACATTAAACAATACGAGTTCTTTGATTATTCGGTAAGTGAAGCCTTGTTCCTTTCCGAAAAAGAAGAAGTAATAATTGATGGCATAATCGCCAACATTCAGCAAGAATATCATACGAATATTGACAAATTCAGCAAGCAAATTATTATTTCTTACATTGAAGCTTTACTCAATTATTCTGAGCGATTTTACAATCGTCAGTTTATCACAAGAGAAAAAGCCAACCATCAAATTTTAGAACAGTTGGAAAAACTTTTGATCGATTATTTTAATAGTGAGGAGTTGATTTCGAAGGGCTTACCAACCGTTCAATATGTTTCCGGAAAGTTAAACGTATCGCCCAATTATTTAGGTGCGTTATTGAAAGTTTTAACAGGAGAAACAACACAGCAACACATTCACAAAAAGCTGATTGAAAAAGCAAAGGAAAAACTATCTACAACTAATTTAACCGTAAGCGAAATTGCGTATCAGTTAGGTTTTGAACATTTGCAATCATTCAGTAAATTGTTTAAAACCAAAACAAATTTTTCGCCTTTAGAATTTAGACAATCGTTTAATTAA
- a CDS encoding PKD domain-containing protein — MEKKFIPVFPSFLFLMAKWYCLLLLGFFVSWQTQAASDNSKNLKKILAGEEVTSLTLINSSTKATIRTITDGSTINLATLPTQNVNIRANTNPKLVGSVVFTLSGKQSRTQIETKSPYDLFGDNLNWTPAVGNYTLIATPYSEGGGGGTAGKPLSISFQIINDATSKDQVTSFTLINSATKATIQTITNGATINLTTLPTKNVNIRANTNPSLVGSVVLVLSGKQSRTQTETKAPYDLFGDNLNWTPAVGDYTLKATPYTAAGGAGIAGSPLTINFKITNEVVTNNAAPVANAGPDKQVTLPTNFVTLDGSGTDADGTISTYTWKQTAGPNTATFSSKNVANPTISNLIAGKYTFYLIVKDNLYTASKTDYVSVIVNPQSQSIVQVNFQDPATVPPAGWVADFGQPFGLKNGANQGTGLTYGWRKKSDNSLLDLSSGGTAGNGRNRGVPSDVLRATLMHMQADGIAGAFDGTKTEGYWEMQVEKGIYEVTVSAGDAGVYSFPESHSLNVEGASAITNFVPTGATGASTRFKSATVQVSVTDGFLTIDANSGVNTKINSVRVVPLANGPFTYWSANEQQLTIQKGTTTAKTFSLELSNSSEADDVQYTLSATYDGGVTPWLSFNPTHAGTEPNVTFNYTAAEDLPVGTYTATVQATANGFTAGTVKVIVAVAAPRPHVISSTPADGAVNVSVNTSSVAANNLFVPEVEDVKGGVDNSTITSSTVQLLKVVGNTTTQIQGVVQGTGGGDAISFSPTFALEPHTTYRFLVTDGVKSFSGAPFVPYTATFTTGDPIEPAEPIQVQFTPTSIPGTQNKKYSSLAIGPDDRLYALRLDGVIERFTINHSDGSLTLQSTITTLTQQFGNRSAIGLVFDPASTASNLIAYVSHCSSGLTKAPEFDGKISKLSGASLGTHRLLVENLPRSAKDHLVNSMAFGPDGALYISQGSNSSMGAYDGSWQRTESLLSGAVLRLDLVKLGNATLDARTTSDLSVINAAPSNNAKMSDGTYNPYSSASPLTIYASGVRNAYDLVWHSNGQLYVPANGSAAGGNTPASVAGTRRPDGTFYNGPAVAATSAVQVQNDWLFRINPAQGVGYYGHPNPMRGEYVANRGYIDNPKYPNTIEVDPNYRGAAFNFELNRSPNGAIEYKSNAFNGALKGKLLVCRFSGGGDIMVLKPGSTVKGSLESEYDIKDSYTGAGTTGLIGMSGFINPLDLVEDTKNGNLYVIEFNWNNNPNRTSQITLLRVSSTSEEEGYATAFPEKIVATEVVGVKKSVALRTAVSSKKEKDEVPDLPDLTQVTPHAVTISNTGRGNLRIKSLNITGDDAREFQMLAQPDAKPNKPIRIRKNSSVTFNVAFYPTSEGEKRAKLEAVSTKKKRGQIAEVELYGLGIVYEGTDTTVVDSTANNPQRKAATAQVATPENGKEPGMQVYPNPSPVGSKIYINLTGYNKKEAVTLSLYDINGQLYQAKTVHTDNQGSSLVELPVNKIMKPGIYIMKARAGSGTRETKVVLE; from the coding sequence ATGGAGAAAAAGTTTATCCCTGTCTTTCCTTCTTTCTTGTTTTTAATGGCCAAGTGGTATTGTCTGCTTTTACTTGGTTTTTTTGTTTCCTGGCAAACGCAGGCAGCTAGTGATAATTCAAAAAATTTAAAAAAAATACTGGCGGGCGAAGAAGTAACTAGTCTTACTTTAATAAATTCATCTACTAAAGCTACAATCCGCACGATTACGGATGGGAGTACCATTAACTTGGCTACGCTCCCCACCCAAAATGTAAATATTCGGGCCAATACTAATCCCAAGCTGGTGGGCAGTGTGGTATTTACGTTAAGCGGCAAGCAAAGCCGGACCCAGATTGAAACCAAGTCGCCTTACGATTTATTCGGGGATAATTTAAACTGGACCCCAGCCGTTGGCAATTATACCTTAATAGCTACGCCTTACTCTGAGGGTGGGGGCGGCGGAACGGCCGGCAAACCTTTAAGCATTAGTTTTCAAATTATTAACGATGCTACTTCTAAAGATCAGGTAACCAGCTTTACCTTAATTAACTCTGCCACCAAAGCTACTATTCAAACCATCACCAATGGAGCTACCATTAACCTGACTACTTTGCCTACCAAAAATGTAAATATCCGGGCAAACACCAACCCATCGTTGGTAGGTAGTGTGGTTTTAGTATTAAGCGGCAAGCAAAGCCGGACCCAAACCGAAACCAAAGCGCCCTACGATTTATTCGGGGATAATTTAAACTGGACCCCGGCAGTAGGTGATTACACCTTAAAAGCAACGCCGTATACGGCAGCCGGTGGGGCCGGAATTGCCGGTAGCCCTCTAACAATAAATTTCAAAATTACGAACGAAGTGGTAACCAACAACGCGGCTCCGGTGGCTAACGCTGGTCCGGACAAGCAAGTTACTTTACCCACCAATTTTGTTACTTTAGATGGGTCGGGCACCGATGCCGATGGTACTATATCCACCTATACCTGGAAGCAGACTGCTGGCCCCAATACCGCTACTTTTAGCAGCAAAAACGTAGCTAATCCTACTATTAGCAATTTAATCGCGGGTAAGTATACTTTTTATCTCATTGTAAAAGATAATTTGTATACGGCTAGTAAAACCGATTACGTATCGGTAATTGTCAACCCGCAGTCGCAGTCTATTGTTCAGGTTAATTTTCAGGATCCGGCAACAGTACCACCAGCAGGTTGGGTAGCAGATTTTGGTCAGCCTTTCGGGCTAAAAAACGGTGCTAATCAAGGTACGGGGCTTACCTACGGCTGGCGAAAAAAGAGCGATAATTCGTTGCTGGATTTATCTAGTGGCGGAACCGCCGGTAACGGGCGTAACCGCGGGGTACCTTCGGATGTGCTCCGGGCTACTTTAATGCACATGCAAGCTGATGGTATTGCCGGTGCTTTTGATGGCACCAAAACCGAAGGTTACTGGGAAATGCAGGTAGAGAAAGGAATTTACGAAGTAACGGTTTCGGCGGGCGATGCCGGGGTTTATTCTTTCCCGGAAAGCCACAGCCTGAATGTAGAAGGGGCCAGCGCCATTACCAACTTTGTGCCTACTGGCGCCACCGGAGCCAGCACCCGTTTTAAATCAGCCACGGTGCAGGTAAGCGTTACCGACGGATTTTTAACCATTGATGCCAATAGTGGGGTAAATACCAAGATTAACTCGGTGCGGGTAGTGCCCTTAGCCAACGGTCCGTTTACTTACTGGTCGGCGAACGAGCAGCAATTAACTATTCAGAAAGGCACCACTACCGCTAAAACGTTTTCGCTGGAACTAAGCAATTCCTCCGAAGCGGATGATGTGCAGTACACACTTTCGGCTACTTACGATGGGGGTGTTACGCCATGGTTAAGCTTTAACCCAACGCACGCAGGCACGGAACCCAACGTAACCTTTAACTATACCGCCGCCGAAGATTTACCAGTAGGTACTTACACGGCTACGGTTCAGGCTACTGCCAATGGGTTTACCGCTGGTACAGTTAAAGTGATAGTAGCGGTGGCGGCCCCACGACCCCACGTAATTTCATCTACACCTGCCGATGGAGCCGTTAATGTAAGCGTAAATACCTCCAGTGTGGCCGCCAATAACTTGTTTGTTCCCGAAGTAGAAGATGTGAAAGGAGGGGTAGATAACAGTACCATTACCAGCAGCACCGTACAATTGCTAAAAGTGGTGGGCAATACCACTACGCAAATCCAGGGGGTAGTGCAAGGTACTGGCGGCGGCGACGCCATCAGCTTTTCGCCTACTTTTGCCTTAGAGCCGCATACCACGTACCGGTTTTTAGTAACGGATGGCGTAAAATCTTTTAGTGGCGCTCCTTTTGTGCCGTATACGGCTACTTTTACCACCGGCGATCCTATTGAGCCCGCCGAACCCATTCAGGTACAATTTACCCCAACGTCCATTCCGGGAACTCAGAATAAGAAGTATTCTTCTTTAGCCATTGGTCCGGATGACCGGTTATATGCCTTGCGGTTAGATGGTGTAATTGAACGGTTTACCATTAACCATAGCGATGGTAGCTTAACGCTTCAATCAACTATTACTACATTAACGCAGCAATTTGGAAACCGGTCGGCCATCGGGTTGGTTTTTGATCCGGCATCTACGGCATCTAACTTAATTGCTTATGTATCGCATTGTTCTTCCGGCTTAACCAAAGCGCCCGAATTTGATGGTAAAATCTCAAAGTTATCTGGTGCCAGCCTGGGTACCCACCGCTTATTAGTAGAAAACCTGCCCCGTTCGGCTAAAGACCATCTGGTAAACAGTATGGCGTTTGGCCCCGATGGAGCCTTGTATATTTCCCAAGGCAGTAATAGCTCTATGGGTGCTTACGACGGCTCGTGGCAACGTACCGAAAGCTTGTTATCGGGGGCTGTCCTGCGGCTGGATTTAGTAAAACTCGGTAATGCTACCCTGGATGCCAGAACTACTTCTGACCTGAGCGTAATCAATGCGGCCCCTTCTAATAACGCGAAAATGTCGGATGGTACCTACAATCCATATTCCAGCGCTTCGCCGCTGACGATTTATGCTTCCGGAGTACGCAACGCCTACGATTTAGTGTGGCACAGCAACGGGCAATTATACGTACCGGCCAATGGTTCGGCGGCTGGTGGTAATACTCCGGCATCTGTAGCGGGTACCCGCCGGCCCGATGGTACTTTTTACAATGGTCCGGCTGTTGCGGCTACCTCGGCTGTGCAGGTACAAAACGACTGGCTGTTCCGGATAAACCCCGCCCAAGGAGTAGGGTACTACGGGCACCCGAACCCTATGCGCGGCGAATACGTGGCTAACCGGGGTTATATTGACAATCCAAAGTACCCCAATACCATTGAAGTGGATCCGAATTACCGGGGCGCAGCCTTTAACTTTGAACTGAACCGCTCGCCGAACGGCGCCATTGAGTACAAGAGCAATGCCTTTAATGGCGCTTTAAAAGGTAAATTACTGGTTTGCCGCTTTAGTGGCGGGGGCGATATTATGGTGTTAAAACCAGGTTCTACGGTAAAAGGCAGCCTCGAAAGTGAGTATGATATTAAAGATTCGTATACCGGCGCCGGAACAACTGGTTTGATAGGTATGTCGGGTTTTATTAATCCTTTGGATTTGGTAGAAGATACAAAGAACGGGAACCTGTACGTCATTGAATTTAACTGGAACAACAACCCGAACCGTACGTCTCAAATAACTTTATTGCGGGTAAGCAGTACCTCCGAAGAAGAAGGTTACGCCACGGCTTTCCCCGAAAAAATTGTAGCTACGGAGGTAGTAGGGGTTAAAAAATCGGTGGCCTTGCGCACGGCAGTAAGTTCTAAAAAAGAGAAAGACGAAGTGCCCGATTTGCCCGACTTAACGCAGGTAACACCGCACGCGGTAACTATTTCTAATACGGGCCGGGGTAATTTACGGATCAAGAGCTTAAACATTACAGGAGATGATGCCCGGGAATTCCAGATGCTGGCCCAACCGGACGCCAAGCCGAATAAACCCATCCGCATCCGGAAGAATAGTTCGGTAACGTTTAATGTGGCCTTTTATCCAACTTCCGAAGGTGAAAAAAGAGCTAAGCTGGAAGCCGTTAGTACGAAAAAGAAACGAGGGCAGATTGCGGAAGTGGAATTGTATGGTTTAGGTATTGTTTACGAAGGTACCGATACTACTGTTGTTGATTCTACGGCCAACAACCCGCAAAGAAAAGCTGCCACCGCGCAGGTTGCTACCCCGGAAAATGGAAAAGAACCAGGCATGCAGGTATATCCAAATCCTAGCCCGGTAGGTTCTAAAATTTATATTAACCTGACTGGTTATAACAAAAAAGAAGCGGTAACCTTAAGTTTGTACGATATCAATGGCCAACTGTACCAGGCTAAAACCGTGCATACCGATAATCAAGGAAGTTCTTTGGTAGAGTTGCCGGTAAATAAAATTATGAAACCGGGCATTTATATTATGAAAGCGCGGGCTGGTTCTGGTACCCGGGAAACCAAGGTTGTACTTGAATAA
- a CDS encoding VOC family protein: protein MMNIISIRIVTADVNSLVTFYEKITGLSAIQYTPDFAELKTELATLAIGSTNTLKFFGGHEVAKAAQNRSAIIEFKSLNVDEDYERLRDFIQPYLVQEPTIMPWGNKSLLLRDPDGNLINFFTPVIQEAIKKFDGAKFNR from the coding sequence ATGATGAACATTATCTCGATTCGAATAGTTACGGCTGATGTTAATAGCTTAGTAACGTTTTACGAAAAAATTACCGGGTTATCTGCTATCCAATACACCCCTGACTTTGCAGAACTGAAAACCGAATTGGCGACTTTAGCTATCGGCAGCACCAACACCTTGAAATTCTTTGGGGGCCATGAGGTGGCTAAAGCAGCCCAAAATCGCTCGGCTATAATAGAGTTTAAAAGCTTAAACGTAGATGAAGATTATGAAAGGTTGCGTGATTTTATTCAACCTTACCTTGTTCAAGAACCAACAATAATGCCTTGGGGCAATAAATCGCTTTTGCTTCGTGACCCTGACGGAAATCTTATTAATTTTTTTACCCCCGTTATCCAAGAAGCCATTAAAAAGTTTGATGGTGCCAAATTTAATAGATGA
- a CDS encoding DUF4279 domain-containing protein: protein MSEEEIIFLVTEELQNPILGVTQQYLEIHKPVTIDDRLKIDKVNTNSEAGTAIVYIPVVGACFHFAVYVDLKEKAVTGVGTESYNRVYFRVTSDLFTLDELKAFTTLSPTYGWSKGDLSKTGNQPYNFSSIEFMPNPEPDEFENKLSKLLDFLEQDTDGVRQLVAEAHGGITVVMDFHNGNGMLGGMYIDSLSIQRMGKLNLFIDFDLYASGNSFKE from the coding sequence ATGTCGGAAGAAGAAATTATATTTTTAGTTACGGAAGAACTTCAAAACCCCATACTAGGTGTTACTCAGCAGTATCTGGAAATACATAAGCCCGTTACCATTGATGATAGGTTAAAAATTGACAAAGTAAATACAAATAGCGAAGCGGGTACAGCTATTGTCTATATTCCGGTTGTTGGAGCGTGCTTTCACTTCGCTGTTTATGTAGATTTAAAAGAAAAAGCCGTAACTGGAGTAGGAACGGAATCATACAACCGGGTTTACTTCAGGGTAACCTCTGATTTATTTACCTTGGATGAGTTAAAAGCGTTTACAACTTTGTCGCCAACTTATGGCTGGAGCAAAGGAGATTTGAGCAAAACAGGAAACCAGCCTTACAATTTCAGCTCAATAGAATTTATGCCAAATCCGGAACCAGACGAATTTGAGAACAAACTTAGTAAACTCCTAGATTTTCTGGAGCAAGACACGGATGGAGTTCGGCAGCTAGTTGCAGAAGCCCATGGTGGAATAACCGTTGTAATGGACTTTCATAATGGGAACGGCATGCTCGGCGGAATGTACATTGATAGCTTAAGCATCCAAAGGATGGGAAAGCTTAACCTTTTCATTGATTTTGATTTGTACGCCAGTGGCAATAGCTTTAAAGAATAA
- a CDS encoding DUF481 domain-containing protein, with product MITAFRQLFYHLPVLILVIMAFPAVAQQPTNLPTSPILSDSVIAVAAPDALPKKRPAIIDSLSYRFIGDGNFSRGNVNRSLLVLRAELIFLGPVINISSNPRFTYGTLNRVLAERDTYVDLFVDVFKKRKVYVFGLGTIERSNLRGIDLRQLAGAGVGFRLIQNSRHDVSLTNAVIYESTNFEERPTVTIIRNSARLKGKHSFLNDRIRINHITFYQPALNNFSNVRWSTLISLELPINRWVSMRGSFENSYESVVETTRQRNDTRFTFGISVGNKK from the coding sequence ATGATTACAGCTTTTCGCCAATTATTTTACCACCTGCCAGTATTAATTCTTGTGATTATGGCCTTTCCGGCCGTGGCGCAACAACCTACCAATTTACCCACCAGCCCGATTTTGTCTGATTCGGTAATAGCCGTAGCGGCGCCGGATGCTTTACCTAAAAAAAGACCGGCTATTATCGATAGCTTGAGTTACCGGTTTATTGGCGATGGTAATTTCTCCAGGGGTAATGTGAACCGTAGTTTACTGGTATTGCGTGCCGAATTAATTTTTCTGGGGCCGGTCATTAATATCTCCAGCAACCCGCGGTTTACTTATGGTACCTTAAACCGGGTTTTGGCCGAGCGCGACACGTATGTAGACTTATTTGTGGATGTTTTTAAGAAAAGAAAGGTGTACGTGTTTGGCTTGGGTACAATAGAGAGAAGTAATTTACGGGGCATTGACTTGCGGCAATTGGCCGGCGCAGGTGTAGGTTTCCGTCTTATTCAGAATAGCCGCCACGATGTATCCCTTACTAATGCGGTAATTTACGAATCAACCAACTTTGAGGAACGCCCCACGGTAACCATCATCCGAAATTCTGCGCGTTTAAAAGGTAAGCATTCCTTTTTAAATGATCGTATCCGGATTAATCACATTACTTTTTACCAACCAGCTTTAAACAACTTCTCTAATGTGCGTTGGAGCACTTTAATATCGCTGGAACTACCCATTAACCGTTGGGTAAGTATGCGGGGCAGTTTTGAAAACTCCTACGAAAGTGTGGTGGAAACTACCCGCCAACGGAATGATACTCGCTTTACGTTTGGTATTTCGGTAGGAAATAAAAAATAG
- a CDS encoding TonB-dependent receptor, translating to MLRSVGNQEIEQNITERSNRTYYLQPQSLLTNEVVITASRVTEKSLESPITIEQLDQCAIRQTPAPTFFDALESTKGVQMTTASLGFKVPNTRGFTNSTNVRFLQLVDGADNQAPVIGASVANAAGPTELDIERVEVIPGTASALYGMNSLNGLVHFITKNPFEYQGLSVYQRTGINHVNDAQTSAHLLTESAVRYSKALNNRLAFKVNVSYLQGYDWFAHQTTDLNPNANASVQLLGADNPALDPVSSYGNESSNRRTLTLNGKNYVVARTGYYEKDITDYTLQNLKADVALHYRLTTQLEALYSYRTGEMDNVYQRTNRFKLDDYTVDQHVVQLQGKALQWKAYLTRELSGNSYNIRSLAENLDKHFKTDEVWFRDYRTNFENSQQNGLGVAESHHLARSLADQGRYQPGTSRYDSAVNQIIKINNWDVGAALRTKATLLHTEGQYDLSDQLKFARLLVGGDFRLYSVFPDGNYFINPREAGHNLLYRKGGGFVQLSRKFLRERLQVNATLRYDQNEYFKGIFNSRFSSVYTLTENHFLRLSYQNGYRFPSLFEAFSNVNSGGVKRVGGLPVMSAGIFEDSYIRTSIDAFSAAVNQQVNQQQVSLPEAIRQNAGLLKKSNYDYIQPERINSWEVGYKSVSRNNRLFLDADFYFNSYRNFIAQVEVNQIAKRGVPTDSVPFYLYDKQKQDRYRLWTNSTSTVFNYGSSVGIRFQFYKNYSLAGNGSLAKLYRKTLNDGLEEAFNTPTWITNLSLGNSQIFKNFGFNIAWHWQNSFLWQSSLGTGTVPAYHTLDAQVSLKIPESKLLVKVGGSNVLNHQYYQMVAGPTIGAMYYVTLLFDEFLR from the coding sequence TTGCTTCGGTCAGTGGGTAACCAGGAGATAGAACAAAATATTACGGAACGAAGTAATCGCACGTATTATTTGCAGCCCCAAAGTTTGCTGACCAATGAGGTGGTAATTACGGCTTCGCGGGTAACGGAAAAAAGCTTAGAGTCGCCGATTACCATTGAACAGCTCGATCAATGCGCCATCCGGCAAACCCCGGCCCCCACGTTTTTTGATGCCTTGGAAAGCACGAAAGGCGTGCAAATGACCACGGCCAGTCTAGGTTTTAAGGTGCCCAACACCCGCGGCTTTACCAACTCTACCAATGTACGTTTTCTGCAGTTAGTAGACGGGGCCGATAACCAGGCCCCAGTAATAGGGGCGTCTGTTGCGAATGCGGCGGGCCCAACCGAGTTGGATATTGAGCGGGTAGAAGTAATTCCGGGTACGGCTTCGGCTTTATACGGCATGAACTCCCTAAACGGACTGGTTCATTTTATTACCAAAAACCCTTTCGAATACCAAGGCTTAAGTGTGTACCAACGAACCGGAATCAACCATGTAAACGATGCACAAACCTCAGCTCACTTGTTAACCGAAAGCGCTGTCAGGTATTCCAAAGCACTTAATAACCGTTTAGCGTTTAAGGTAAATGTATCTTACCTGCAAGGCTACGATTGGTTTGCGCATCAAACTACCGATTTAAATCCTAACGCGAATGCCTCCGTCCAGTTATTGGGTGCTGATAATCCAGCTTTGGACCCGGTAAGTTCGTACGGTAACGAAAGTTCTAACCGGCGGACACTGACTTTAAACGGGAAGAATTACGTGGTAGCCCGAACCGGTTACTATGAAAAAGATATTACTGATTATACTTTACAAAATTTAAAAGCCGATGTAGCGCTGCATTACCGATTAACCACGCAATTAGAGGCTTTGTATAGTTACCGCACCGGTGAAATGGACAACGTATACCAGCGTACCAATCGTTTTAAGCTGGATGATTATACCGTTGATCAACATGTGGTGCAACTACAAGGCAAAGCCCTGCAATGGAAAGCCTATCTAACCCGGGAGTTATCTGGCAATTCATATAATATCCGTTCGCTGGCCGAAAACCTGGATAAGCATTTTAAAACCGACGAAGTGTGGTTTCGGGATTACCGGACAAATTTTGAGAATAGCCAGCAAAATGGGCTAGGGGTAGCCGAAAGCCATCACCTGGCCCGTTCCTTGGCCGACCAGGGCCGCTACCAACCTGGCACTAGCCGCTACGACAGCGCAGTGAACCAAATAATTAAGATAAATAACTGGGATGTAGGAGCTGCGTTGCGCACCAAAGCCACGCTTTTGCATACCGAAGGACAGTACGACCTGAGCGACCAGCTTAAATTTGCCCGTTTGCTGGTGGGCGGCGACTTTCGTTTGTATTCCGTTTTTCCGGACGGAAATTACTTTATTAACCCCCGGGAAGCCGGACATAACTTACTGTACCGGAAGGGTGGCGGTTTTGTGCAGCTTTCGCGCAAGTTTCTCCGGGAGCGTTTGCAGGTAAATGCCACTTTGCGCTACGACCAAAACGAATACTTTAAAGGTATTTTCAACTCGCGATTTTCTTCGGTATATACTTTAACGGAAAATCATTTTCTGCGGCTTTCGTACCAGAATGGTTACCGGTTTCCGTCGTTGTTCGAAGCTTTTTCGAATGTAAACAGCGGTGGGGTTAAAAGGGTAGGCGGCTTGCCGGTTATGTCCGCGGGGATTTTTGAAGATAGCTATATCCGGACTTCCATCGATGCTTTTTCGGCTGCCGTTAACCAACAGGTAAATCAACAGCAAGTTTCCCTTCCGGAAGCCATCCGCCAAAATGCGGGCTTACTTAAAAAATCGAATTACGATTACATTCAACCCGAACGGATTAACTCCTGGGAAGTAGGTTATAAAAGTGTAAGCCGGAATAACCGTTTGTTCTTGGATGCTGATTTTTATTTTAACAGTTACCGCAATTTTATTGCCCAAGTAGAAGTAAACCAAATAGCTAAGCGCGGTGTGCCCACCGACTCTGTTCCTTTTTACCTCTACGACAAACAAAAACAAGACCGGTACCGGTTATGGACTAATTCCACGAGTACAGTTTTTAATTACGGTTCTTCGGTGGGCATCCGGTTTCAGTTTTATAAAAATTACTCGCTGGCGGGCAACGGCAGCCTGGCTAAACTTTACCGCAAAACCCTGAACGACGGCCTGGAAGAAGCTTTTAATACTCCCACCTGGATTACCAATCTGAGTTTAGGGAATTCACAAATTTTTAAAAATTTTGGTTTTAATATAGCCTGGCACTGGCAAAACAGTTTTTTGTGGCAGTCGTCGCTGGGTACCGGTACGGTTCCGGCATACCACACCCTCGATGCCCAGGTAAGTTTAAAAATTCCGGAAAGTAAATTACTCGTGAAAGTGGGCGGCAGCAATGTGCTTAACCACCAGTATTACCAAATGGTAGCCGGTCCCACCATCGGGGCAATGTATTACGTTACGCTCCTGTTTGATGAGTTCTTGCGTTAG